The following are encoded in a window of Mustelus asterias chromosome 11, sMusAst1.hap1.1, whole genome shotgun sequence genomic DNA:
- the LOC144500263 gene encoding Ig-like V-type domain-containing protein FAM187A, with translation MLLTQVVLSFGPFLWVAPIYASEFVIEEKEDIFKIQSCPAFLMFQNAAYLADMTFELPCLCKPEDVTSVVWYYQKDLGKGHTKVLSDFQGTKILDASQLSSASDIQSRFRILMFSLLVLNAQPKDSGHYMCGSVKGDYFYGYDVDVQSYKNAHITFQEKKEKPMSDVEAKTYKIFTSYWDWTVCDRCGVRGEQRRIGLCYIHSPYLYFRYKKILTNVVSCGSGAVPRRYQHVLKKRKAEIMVRSCFVPCPTQYPSIEGEKFIFDIFGFTNDKNKKRPQVPVQTHIHAIGYPLTIACPEARAEHAVAWDKGRQPLYREEYMVGVNHSMRLYIDQGNHLVFRSVQLNDVGTYYCWRQGQLMAGIRLRVGLPPRIHRNFTDEESIFAMQTILSTYFILILIFIFLKCMKCCNYYFDCF, from the coding sequence ATGTTGCTCACACAGGTTGTCCTTTCATTTGGGCCCTTTCTCTGGGTCGCCCCCATTTACGCTAGTGAGTTCGTAATAGAAGAGAAAGAAGACATATTCAAGATACAATCCTGCCCCGCTTTCTTAATGTTCCAGAATGCTGCCTACTTGGCTGATATGACTTTTGAACTGCCATGCCTGTGCAAGCCTGAGGATGTGACCTCGGTTGTTTGGTACTATCAGAAAGATCTGGGCAAAGGCCACACGAAGGTGTTAAGTGATTTCCAGGGGACGAAGATCTTGGATGCTTCCCAGTTGAGTTCCGCCTCAGACATTCAGTCCAGGTTCAGAATTCTGATGTTCAGCCTGCTGGTTTTAAATGCACAGCCCAAAGACTCTGGTCATTACATGTGTGGCTCTGTGAAGGGAGATTATTTCTATGGTTATGACGTTGACGTGCAAAGTTACAAAAATGCACACATAACCTTCCAGGAGAAGAAGGAGAAGCCTATGTCTGATGTGGAGGCCAAGACGTACAAGATATTCACATCCTACTGGGATTGGACCGTATGCGATcggtgtggggtgaggggagagcaGCGACGTATTGGCTTGTGTTACATACATAGTCCTTACCTGTACTTCAGGTACAAGAAGATTCTAACCAACGTGGTCTCCTGTGGCTCAGGTGCTGTTCCCCGCAGATACCAGCATGTCCTGAAGAAGAGGAAAGCTGAGATCATGGTACGAAGCTGTTTCGTGCCGTGCCCGACCCAGTACCCCTCGATAGAAGGCGAAAAGTTCATCTTCGACATCTTTGGTTTTACGAATGACAAGAATAAAAAGCGTCCCCAAGTTCCAGTGCAGACCCATATCCATGCCATAGGGTACCCCCTGACCATTGCCTGCCCAGAAGCCAGGGCAGAACATGCTGTAGCTTGGGACAAGGGACGCCAGCCACTCTACAGGGAGGAGTACATGGTGGGCGTGAACCACAGCATGAGACTGTACATTGATCAAGGCAATCACCTGGTTTTCCGCTCTGTTCAGCTCAATGATGTTGGGACCTATTACTGCTGGAGGCAAGGCCAATTGATGGCTGGGATCAGGCTGAGGGTTGGCCTCCCGCCCAGGATCCACCGGAATTTCACTGATGAAGAGTCCATCTTTGCGATGCAAACTATTCTCAGCACTTACTTCATATTAATATTAATATTCATCTTTCTGAAATGTATGAAATGTTGCAACTATTATTTTGATTGTTTTTAa